Proteins encoded together in one Lathyrus oleraceus cultivar Zhongwan6 chromosome 5, CAAS_Psat_ZW6_1.0, whole genome shotgun sequence window:
- the LOC127083942 gene encoding provicilin-like → MAATTMKASFPLLMVLGIAFLASVCVSSRSDQDNPFIFESKRFQTLFENENGHIRLLQKFDQRSKIFENLQNYRLLEYKSKPHTIFLPQQTDADFILVVLSGKAILTVLKPNDRNSFNLERGDTIKLPAGTIAYLVNRDDEDELRVLDLAIPVNRPGQIQSFLLSGNQNQQSILSGFSKNILEASFNTDYEEIEKILLEDHEKETHHRRGLRDKRQQSQEKNVIVKVSKKQIEELSKNAKSSSKKSVSSQSEPFNLRSSDPIYSNKYGKFFEITPKKNPQLQDLDIFVNYVEIKEGSLLLPHYNSRAIVIVTVNEGKGDFELLGQRNENQQGLREEDDEEEEQREEETKKQVQSYKAKLTPGDVFVIPAGHPVAVRASSNLNLLGFGINAENNQRNFLAGEEDNVISQIQKPVKDLTFPGSAQEVDRLLENQKQSYFANAQPQQRETRSQEIKEHLYSILGAF, encoded by the exons ATGGCTGCTACAACAATGAAAGCTTCATTTCCACTTTTGATGGTGCTGGGAATTGCTTTCCTAGCTTCAGTATGTGTTTCTTCTAGATCCGATCAAGATAACCCATTTATCTTTGAGTCTAAAAGGTTCCAAACTCTTTTCGAGAATGAAAACGGTCACATTCGTCTTCTCCAAAAGTTTGATCAGCGTTCTAAAATATTTGAGAATCTTCAAAATTACCGTCTTTTGGAATATAAGTCAAAACCTCACACCATATTTCTTCCACAACAAACGGATGCAGATTTCATTCTTGTTGTCCTTAGCG GAAAAGCTATACTCACAGTGTTGAAACCCAACGACAGAAACTCTTTTAATCTTGAGCGTGGAGATACCATAAAACTTCCTGCGGGAACTATTGCTTATTTGGTTAATCGAGATGATGAAGACGAGCTTAGAGTATTGGATCTTGCGATCCCCGTAAATAGACCCGGTCAAATTCAG TCTTTCTTATTGTCTGGAAATCAGAACCAACAATCTATCTTATCTGGATTCAGCAAGAACATTCTAGAAGCTTCCTTCAAT ACGGATTATGAAGAGATAGAGAAGATTCTCTTAGAAGATCATGAGAAAGAGACACATCACAGAAGAGGCCTTAGGGATAAGAGACAACAGAGCCAAGAAAAGAATGTAATAGTCAAAGTATCAAAGAAACAAATTGAAGAATTAAGTAAAAACGCAAAGTCTAGCTCCAAAAAAAGTGTATCTTCTCAATCAGAACCATTCAACTTGAGAAGTAGTGATCCTATCTATTCCAACAAATATGGTAAATTCTTTGAGATCACTCCAAAGAAAAATCCACAACTTCAAGACTTGGATATATTTGTCAATTATGTGGAGATTAAAGAG GGGTCTCTATTGTTGCCACACTATAATTCAAGGGCCATAGTGATAGTAACAGTTAATGAAGGAAAAGGGGACTTTGAACTTCTTGGTCAAAGAAATGAGAACCAACAAGGCCTGAGAGAAGAAGATGACGAGGAAGAGGAGCAAAGAGAAGAAGAGACAAAGAAGCAAGTGCAAAGTTACAAAGCTAAATTGACTCCAGGTGATGTTTTTGTAATTCCCGCAGGTCATCCTGTTGCCGTAAGAGCTTCATCAAATCTCAATTTGCTTGGATTTGGTATCAATGCTGAAAACAACCAGAGAAACTTCCTTGCAG GTGAGGAGGACAATGTGATAAGCCAGATACAGAAACCAGTGAAAGATCTTACATTCCCTGGATCAGCTCAAGAGGTTGACAGGCTACTAGAGAATCAAAAACAATCTTATTTTGCAAATGCTCAACCTCAACAAAGAGAGACAAGAAGCCAAGAAATAAAGGAACATCTGTATTCAATTTTGGGGGCCTTTTAA